CGTACTCCGGTGAGCCGCGCAACTCGTCCGGTTCGACGCCACTGCGCGGGAGGTCGACGTCCAGGTCGAGGGCAACCCGGCCGGGCCGACGGGTCAGGACGATCACCCGGCTGCCGAGGAAGACCGCCTCGTCCACGCTGTGCGTGACGAACACGCACGTACGGCCGGTTTCGGCACTGACCCGGCGCAGGTCTTCCTGCAACCTCTCCCGGGTCAGCGCGTCGAGGGCCGCGAACGGCTCGTCGAGCAACAGCAACGGATTGTCCACGGCCAGCGCCCGTGCGATGGCCACGCGCTGTTGCTGGCCACCGGAGAGCTGCCAGGTACGGCGGTGCGCGACGTGCGGCAGGCCGACCCGGTCCAGCAGAGCGGACACCCGGGGGGATCGCTCGGGCGCGGGCACCCCGGCGTAGCGCAGCGCGAGCCCCACATTGCCGCCGACCGTCTTCCACGGCAGCAGCCGTGGTTGCTGGAAGACCAGACCGGCGTTTCGTCCCGGCACCGGCGGCAGGCCGGCGGCGATCACCGTGCCGGTCGTCGGCTGTTCGAAGCCGGCGATCAGCCGCAGGAGCGTCGTCTTGCCACATCCGGAGGCTCCCACGAGGACCAG
The window above is part of the Micromonospora sp. LH3U1 genome. Proteins encoded here:
- a CDS encoding ABC transporter ATP-binding protein, yielding MSSDPDAAVEVRDVTHTYGTGSAAVTALGPVDLRVPPGTFLVLVGASGCGKTTLLRLIAGFEQPTTGTVIAAGLPPVPGRNAGLVFQQPRLLPWKTVGGNVGLALRYAGVPAPERSPRVSALLDRVGLPHVAHRRTWQLSGGQQQRVAIARALAVDNPLLLLDEPFAALDALTRERLQEDLRRVSAETGRTCVFVTHSVDEAVFLGSRVIVLTRRPGRVALDLDVDLPRSGVEPDELRGSPEYAALRATIGHAVRDAAA